One segment of Ignavibacteriales bacterium DNA contains the following:
- the coxB gene encoding cytochrome c oxidase subunit II codes for MFNGASNFSHNVDAVFLFTLIVSVFFLVLITGLMIYFVIKYNRKKNPKATNVHSNVGLEIAWTVIPTILVLIMFWYGWVGYSDMSEVPKDALPIEVTAQMWKWGFKYENGKTFDSLYVPVNKAIKLNLTSLDVNHAFYIPKFRIKKDVYPNQTRTVWFKADELGYFDIACAEYCGLNHSYMYNKVKVITEADFNVWLNTNSDSTKMTDSTINGAGN; via the coding sequence ATGTTTAATGGTGCATCCAATTTTTCGCATAATGTTGATGCTGTTTTTCTTTTTACGTTGATTGTATCAGTCTTTTTTTTGGTGCTTATCACCGGATTGATGATTTATTTTGTGATAAAATACAATCGTAAAAAAAATCCTAAAGCAACAAATGTACACAGCAATGTTGGGTTGGAAATTGCATGGACTGTAATTCCTACTATTCTTGTATTGATTATGTTTTGGTATGGATGGGTTGGGTATTCTGATATGTCGGAAGTCCCTAAAGATGCGCTGCCCATAGAAGTTACAGCGCAAATGTGGAAATGGGGATTTAAATATGAAAATGGAAAAACATTTGACTCATTATATGTTCCGGTTAATAAAGCAATCAAACTTAATCTTACTTCATTGGATGTTAATCATGCATTTTATATCCCAAAGTTTAGAATAAAAAAAGATGTTTATCCAAATCAAACAAGAACTGTTTGGTTTAAAGCTGATGAGTTGGGTTATTTTGATATCGCATGCGCAGAGTATTGTGGATTAAACCATTCTTATATGTACAATAAAGTAAAAGTTATTACTGAAGCAGATTTTAATGTGTGGTTAAACACAAATTCTGATTCTACTAAAATGACTGATTCAACAATTAACGGTGCAGGCAACTAA
- a CDS encoding T9SS type A sorting domain-containing protein, with product MLRRTYTIILAVTLLSSIMVFSQVSYTGPVTGSVSSGAMVNTGTFVDAPIGNIEKRINDKNLIYPISEPMIIENDGLNIFQPTYVEDSNVIDNPNGIGDNTFLIENWNIALDNNVIPPDPTIAVGPNHVMVLTNNGDGIRIYDKQGNLLKLINSTQWWSAVWPSQSGDPQIIYDHYAGRWVMVFMQVDDVAQQAADLIAYSDDSDPFGTWYMYRLPSTLWGDFPQIGFDDEAIYISTNNFSFAGVGQYPKIRIISKAELYASNAGALSYKDIWNISIPNSGSGAWSLRPSFQYSPAGGHYMIYVNSNGGNFYSVYKISNVLTTPTLTGVNISVPFFGPTPLANQLGGGSPLLESGGSKVRNAPIFREGYLYTAHSIRNSVYPNYSSIKYAKIDVASNSVVESAELGANNYFYFYPALAVDKDGNVVITCSRSGDNEYVGAYYTSRRATDPAGLSNSYTLQEGLSNYVKTFGGTRNRWGDYMGIFLDPADEYSFWMLTEYASSGNNYATAVGQVRLQPYSGIYTYQSESSLDFGTNEIGFTSDTLEVILSNYGSEPLIINSIPASQGDFTLVSNNIFPDTLNSFDSVVVSFTFSPSSFGAQTINYSISNNSTTLTGIELNGFGYEMFTAVSNNLYGLSGSQNNNETVFIDKTTGTGTNLGNSNYSDFVYMAVHPFTNQIFGIRTNSVNSSLYRVNGQLGDAYFYQDLDLPNILSIAYDNTGNLFATTTSNELYQIDTLAGTSTLISTMQASRIAIAFNPLNNEIWGSVRNPIGTPKDRIIKVNLATGDTTRIGQTGFGINTTALTFDRTGNLFGVKGTGTTISDLFAIDTLTAVGTLVGSIGLADVKSIGFSLANITSVEEVMDITPADFVLEQNYPNPFNPSTQIKFSLPVNSNVKLVIFNLLGETVREIVNNEMTSGVHTVQWNANDFTGKKVSSGIYFYKLDVNGIDGSEYSQVRKMMLLK from the coding sequence ATGCTAAGAAGGACTTATACAATTATCTTGGCAGTTACTCTGCTTAGTTCAATAATGGTTTTTTCTCAGGTATCTTATACTGGTCCAGTTACAGGAAGTGTATCATCGGGAGCTATGGTAAACACTGGAACTTTTGTTGATGCACCAATCGGAAATATAGAAAAAAGAATTAATGATAAAAATCTAATCTATCCCATCTCGGAACCGATGATAATTGAAAATGATGGGTTAAACATTTTTCAGCCAACTTATGTTGAAGATTCAAATGTAATTGACAATCCGAATGGAATAGGGGACAATACTTTTTTAATAGAAAATTGGAATATAGCCTTAGATAATAATGTTATTCCACCCGATCCTACAATAGCTGTTGGTCCAAATCATGTCATGGTCCTTACAAATAATGGTGATGGAATTCGGATTTATGATAAACAAGGAAATCTATTAAAATTAATTAATTCAACTCAGTGGTGGTCTGCTGTTTGGCCATCGCAGAGCGGAGATCCCCAAATTATTTATGATCATTATGCAGGCAGATGGGTAATGGTATTTATGCAGGTTGATGATGTTGCCCAGCAAGCTGCAGATTTAATAGCTTATTCAGATGATTCAGACCCATTTGGAACTTGGTATATGTACCGTTTACCATCTACTCTGTGGGGTGATTTCCCTCAGATTGGTTTTGATGACGAAGCGATTTATATCTCAACCAATAATTTTTCTTTTGCTGGTGTGGGACAGTATCCAAAAATCAGGATCATATCTAAAGCAGAATTATATGCTAGTAATGCGGGTGCTCTTAGTTATAAAGATATTTGGAATATTAGTATTCCAAATTCTGGCTCTGGTGCTTGGAGTTTACGTCCATCATTTCAATATTCTCCTGCAGGAGGGCATTATATGATTTATGTAAATAGTAATGGTGGTAATTTTTATTCAGTTTATAAAATATCCAATGTGTTGACTACACCAACTTTAACAGGCGTTAACATAAGTGTCCCATTTTTCGGACCAACACCGCTTGCTAATCAACTTGGTGGCGGCAGTCCATTGCTTGAATCAGGTGGAAGTAAAGTTAGAAATGCTCCAATATTTAGAGAAGGTTATTTATATACTGCTCATTCTATACGTAATAGTGTATACCCAAATTACTCCAGTATCAAATATGCGAAGATTGATGTTGCATCAAATTCCGTGGTTGAAAGTGCCGAGCTTGGTGCTAATAACTATTTTTATTTTTACCCTGCTTTAGCTGTGGATAAGGATGGCAATGTTGTGATAACCTGTTCAAGATCTGGCGATAATGAGTATGTTGGAGCTTATTATACATCAAGAAGAGCAACTGATCCGGCAGGTCTGAGTAATTCATATACATTACAAGAAGGATTGAGTAATTATGTTAAAACATTTGGAGGTACAAGAAACCGATGGGGAGATTACATGGGAATCTTTTTGGATCCAGCGGATGAGTATAGTTTCTGGATGTTGACCGAATATGCCAGTAGCGGTAATAATTATGCTACAGCCGTTGGACAGGTTAGATTGCAACCTTATTCAGGTATTTATACATATCAAAGTGAAAGTTCTCTCGATTTTGGAACAAACGAAATTGGTTTCACAAGTGATACATTGGAAGTAATCCTGTCTAATTATGGATCTGAACCTTTAATAATTAATTCTATTCCAGCATCACAAGGTGACTTTACTCTGGTTTCCAATAATATATTTCCAGATACTTTAAATTCTTTTGATTCTGTGGTTGTAAGCTTCACATTTAGCCCTTCATCATTTGGAGCACAAACGATTAATTACAGTATTTCTAATAACTCTACAACTTTAACAGGAATTGAGTTAAATGGTTTTGGATATGAGATGTTTACTGCTGTAAGCAATAATCTATACGGCTTGTCCGGCTCGCAAAATAATAATGAAACAGTTTTTATTGATAAAACAACAGGAACAGGTACTAATTTAGGTAACTCCAATTATTCTGATTTTGTTTATATGGCTGTACATCCATTTACTAATCAGATTTTTGGTATTAGAACAAACTCAGTCAACTCTTCGCTATACAGAGTTAATGGTCAATTGGGTGATGCATATTTTTATCAGGATTTAGATTTGCCTAACATCCTATCCATTGCTTATGACAATACAGGCAATCTATTTGCTACAACTACTTCGAACGAATTATATCAGATTGATACTCTAGCTGGTACCTCAACATTAATATCTACAATGCAAGCTTCACGTATTGCAATTGCATTTAATCCGTTAAATAATGAGATATGGGGATCTGTTAGAAATCCTATTGGAACTCCAAAAGATAGAATTATAAAAGTAAATTTAGCTACCGGTGACACAACAAGAATCGGACAAACAGGATTTGGCATAAATACTACTGCTCTGACATTTGATAGAACTGGAAATTTATTTGGTGTTAAAGGAACTGGTACTACAATTAGTGATTTATTTGCAATAGATACACTTACAGCAGTTGGTACACTTGTAGGAAGCATCGGTCTTGCAGATGTAAAATCTATTGGTTTTAGTTTAGCTAATATTACTTCAGTTGAAGAAGTAATGGATATAACCCCGGCAGATTTTGTGCTTGAGCAAAACTATCCAAACCCATTTAACCCAAGTACACAAATTAAATTTTCACTTCCTGTAAACTCAAATGTTAAGCTAGTAATATTTAATTTGCTTGGTGAAACTGTACGCGAAATTGTTAATAACGAAATGACTTCTGGAGTTCACACAGTTCAGTGGAATGCAAATGATTTTACTGGTAAGAAAGTTAGTAGCGGAATATACTTTTACAAATTAGATGTAAATGGTATTGATGGTAGTGAGTATAGTCAGGTTAGAAAAATGATGTTGTTGAAGTAA
- a CDS encoding c-type cytochrome: protein MDFLDKLVLPQSAEHIELLHYMLILILALFVPFISIIFGGTFASIHYGKKFRKTKTLYYKKFSKDVIEYVTVNNGVGVILGIVPLIAAILIFAQLLHTSQIQTVSFLALSLALIIVALFMIYTYRYSMMVSNVFDSVSATQITDKSAEEDYRKIKATSSYLSLNYGKAGLVFLFIGLWFYVAAITSATTFTSWNFPGLITSLAAPKVLLNLMIFIAFAFTLTNGAILFIHLYWNESRKNEDPLYTKFVKDTASKAGLRASIPLPILIAINLFSFSNSTLSGSIFIYTIISVLLIFLAYHLFYMIQFKNDYRFGSLIFFILIFAWIAFIVKDQKAMTNATEKHSLVLSTEYDKILAELKGEGTVATVSGKEIYDVRCASCHKFDQKLVGPAHFDVLPKYIGKESQLVAFIRNPIKVDPAFPPMPNPGLKPQEAEAVAKYLLDEFSKRK, encoded by the coding sequence ATGGATTTTTTAGATAAATTAGTTTTACCTCAATCAGCGGAACATATTGAACTGCTTCACTATATGTTGATACTAATTCTTGCACTCTTTGTACCGTTTATCAGCATAATTTTTGGCGGCACATTTGCTTCTATTCATTACGGTAAAAAGTTTAGAAAAACTAAAACGCTCTATTATAAAAAGTTTTCAAAAGACGTAATTGAATATGTAACCGTTAACAATGGCGTTGGCGTTATTTTAGGAATTGTTCCACTTATAGCCGCAATTTTAATATTTGCTCAACTTTTACATACGTCTCAGATACAAACAGTAAGTTTTCTTGCATTATCATTAGCTTTAATTATTGTTGCTTTGTTTATGATTTATACTTACCGTTATTCTATGATGGTAAGCAATGTTTTTGATTCAGTAAGCGCGACCCAGATTACAGATAAATCTGCAGAAGAAGATTATAGAAAAATTAAAGCAACCTCATCATATTTAAGTTTAAACTATGGCAAGGCCGGTCTAGTATTTTTATTTATTGGATTGTGGTTCTATGTTGCCGCCATCACCTCAGCAACAACATTTACAAGTTGGAATTTTCCCGGTCTAATAACTTCTTTAGCAGCGCCCAAAGTTTTGTTAAACTTAATGATCTTCATCGCTTTTGCTTTTACTCTTACAAATGGAGCTATTTTATTTATACATCTTTACTGGAATGAATCTAGAAAGAATGAGGATCCTTTATACACTAAATTTGTTAAAGACACTGCATCCAAAGCTGGATTAAGAGCTTCAATCCCATTACCCATTTTAATAGCGATTAATCTGTTTTCATTTTCAAACTCAACGTTATCTGGTTCTATATTTATCTATACAATTATAAGTGTGTTGTTAATATTCCTTGCATATCATCTTTTCTATATGATCCAATTTAAAAATGATTATAGATTCGGTTCATTAATTTTCTTTATTTTAATATTTGCATGGATTGCATTTATTGTTAAAGATCAAAAGGCTATGACAAATGCAACTGAAAAGCATTCATTAGTGTTGAGTACAGAGTATGATAAAATTCTGGCCGAACTTAAAGGGGAAGGCACTGTTGCGACAGTAAGTGGAAAAGAAATATATGATGTAAGATGTGCAAGCTGTCATAAGTTTGATCAAAAACTTGTTGGACCGGCTCACTTTGATGTATTACCAAAATATATTGGCAAAGAATCACAACTTGTTGCCTTTATAAGAAATCCAATCAAAGTGGATCCTGCATTTCCGCCAATGCCAAACCCGGGATTAAAACCTCAGGAAGCTGAAGCAGTTGCCAAGTACTTACTTGATGAGTTTTCTAAAAGAAAGTAA
- a CDS encoding cytochrome C oxidase subunit IV family protein, whose translation MEQNQEIHSEHGHGYGVYILVWLGLMTLTGVTVAVAGINFGGLTIATALIIASIKTYLVLTIFMHLRSESLTFRVFVGVALLFLIVSFILLFSDYSFIVRN comes from the coding sequence ATGGAACAAAATCAGGAAATACATTCAGAACACGGCCATGGCTACGGAGTGTACATTTTAGTTTGGCTCGGATTGATGACACTTACAGGTGTTACTGTGGCGGTAGCAGGTATTAATTTTGGCGGACTAACAATTGCAACTGCACTTATTATTGCTTCAATTAAAACTTATTTAGTGCTCACAATTTTTATGCACTTAAGAAGTGAAAGTTTAACATTTAGAGTGTTTGTAGGTGTTGCGTTACTGTTTCTAATAGTCTCGTTTATTTTATTATTCTCCGATTATTCTTTTATCGTAAGGAATTAA
- a CDS encoding cytochrome c, with product MKDYISGIKNKIAGVTQNPGAVFGMLYPYIIVVGIIIGIYYVQNLENISRQSVPPVLSDTTIVSDLQVKNAMDVPPINIMDVKNSTPELLAEGEKLYKTNCASCHGENGVGGGTASMGLNPAPRNFTSKDNWKNGTKLSNIYTTLQEGLPPSAMIAYEFLLPQQKFALAHFIRTSFIPNPAADSDGDLQALDATYNLSVGLQLPAQIPVKSASFLTIEENKSVNNRIDTVLSTINKYKTENGYSVFTKVVKNKKIAISFLTNNTGWKQNENNFVSVVINNVNQNGFNGFVFNLKNDEWNSLYSFMLKLI from the coding sequence ATGAAAGATTATATTTCAGGGATAAAAAATAAGATTGCTGGTGTTACTCAAAACCCGGGCGCAGTTTTTGGAATGTTATATCCCTACATAATTGTTGTCGGAATAATTATTGGCATTTATTACGTTCAAAATCTTGAAAACATTTCAAGACAGAGTGTTCCTCCGGTACTATCTGATACAACCATCGTTTCTGATTTACAAGTTAAGAATGCAATGGATGTTCCACCAATTAATATTATGGATGTAAAAAATTCAACTCCTGAATTATTAGCCGAAGGTGAAAAATTATATAAAACAAATTGTGCTTCCTGCCATGGAGAAAACGGAGTTGGTGGAGGTACTGCGTCAATGGGATTAAATCCAGCGCCAAGAAATTTTACCTCTAAGGATAATTGGAAAAATGGAACAAAATTATCTAATATTTACACAACACTGCAAGAGGGATTACCGCCTAGTGCTATGATCGCTTATGAATTTTTATTACCTCAACAAAAATTTGCTTTAGCTCATTTTATAAGAACAAGTTTTATCCCAAATCCTGCTGCAGATTCTGATGGTGACTTGCAAGCTTTGGATGCTACTTATAATTTATCCGTCGGCTTGCAGCTTCCTGCACAAATACCGGTTAAGAGTGCAAGTTTTTTAACGATCGAAGAAAACAAGTCTGTAAATAATAGAATTGATACAGTCCTATCTACGATTAATAAATATAAAACAGAAAATGGATATAGTGTTTTTACAAAAGTTGTAAAGAATAAAAAAATTGCAATCTCTTTTCTTACAAATAATACGGGCTGGAAACAGAATGAAAATAATTTTGTAAGCGTTGTAATAAATAATGTTAATCAAAACGGATTTAATGGTTTTGTATTTAATCTTAAGAATGATGAATGGAATTCTCTTTATAGTTTTATGTTAAAATTGATTTAA
- a CDS encoding SCO family protein: MKIFFLSIIFFVFAFIVKADDKKIEVGIDEQLGKSIPLQESFVDENGNKVLLKDLFTKPTVLAFVYYNCPGICSPLLMELSDIINKSDLVLGVDYNIVVISMDQLETSKDASIRKQTFLKVLDKNIPPESWRFLTGDSATIKKVADASGFYFKRQGKEFLHSGAFIFVDNTGKICRYLFPSFSERSGFGILPFDFKMSVIETSEGKVTPTIAKVLQFCFSYDPEGQTYVLNFTRIFGFGILFLVGIFIVYLRVKPKKDFIKAR; this comes from the coding sequence ATGAAAATATTTTTTTTATCGATTATCTTTTTTGTTTTTGCATTTATTGTTAAAGCAGATGATAAAAAAATAGAAGTAGGAATTGATGAGCAACTTGGTAAATCAATACCCTTACAAGAATCATTTGTTGATGAAAACGGTAACAAGGTTTTATTAAAAGATCTATTTACAAAACCGACAGTTCTTGCTTTTGTTTATTATAATTGTCCTGGGATTTGCAGTCCGCTTTTGATGGAATTGTCTGATATTATTAATAAGTCAGATTTAGTATTGGGTGTTGATTATAATATTGTTGTGATAAGTATGGATCAGCTTGAAACTTCGAAAGATGCTTCTATACGCAAACAGACATTCTTAAAAGTTCTTGATAAAAATATTCCTCCTGAAAGCTGGAGATTTTTAACAGGGGATAGTGCAACAATAAAAAAAGTTGCTGATGCTTCAGGATTCTATTTTAAGAGGCAAGGCAAAGAATTTTTACATTCTGGTGCGTTTATTTTTGTGGATAACACCGGAAAAATTTGCAGATATCTTTTCCCAAGTTTTTCTGAAAGAAGTGGATTTGGAATATTACCTTTTGATTTTAAAATGTCGGTTATTGAAACATCAGAAGGAAAAGTAACACCAACTATTGCAAAAGTTTTACAGTTCTGTTTTAGCTATGACCCTGAAGGACAAACTTATGTTCTTAACTTTACAAGAATATTTGGATTTGGAATTTTATTTTTAGTTGGAATTTTTATCGTGTACTTACGTGTTAAACCTAAAAAAGATTTTATTAAAGCGAGGTAA
- a CDS encoding protoheme IX farnesyltransferase, with the protein MKKQFQIFTEITKLRITIFVTITTMFGFIAATNSIGVNILLPTIGILLLACGSAALNHFQERKTDAMMDRTKNRPIPSGKISASSVLTISLSLIILGSLLLFIGSGLLTLAFGLLNLIWYNGVYTPLKKISALAIIPGSLVGAIPPLVGWVAGGGYLFDPQIILISFFFFIWQIPHFWLLLMVLDKDYQKAGFPTLTQIFNQRQLGRITFIWIVATGVTGLLIPLFQISQNEFINYSLFIAALWLAYKSINLLHQTQETSAFRFAFRSINYFALFVVLVVSIDKLFVS; encoded by the coding sequence TTGAAAAAACAATTTCAAATATTTACTGAAATAACAAAACTTAGAATTACTATTTTTGTGACTATCACAACTATGTTTGGATTTATTGCTGCTACAAATTCTATTGGTGTTAATATCTTATTACCAACAATTGGAATTCTATTGCTTGCTTGCGGATCAGCAGCATTAAACCATTTTCAGGAAAGAAAAACTGATGCAATGATGGATAGAACAAAAAATCGTCCGATTCCATCCGGGAAAATTTCTGCTTCATCAGTTCTGACTATATCGTTATCCCTAATTATTTTGGGATCATTATTATTATTTATTGGAAGTGGACTATTAACATTAGCATTTGGATTGCTTAATCTTATCTGGTACAATGGTGTTTATACACCTCTAAAAAAGATTTCTGCACTTGCAATAATTCCGGGTTCACTTGTTGGTGCCATTCCACCATTAGTTGGCTGGGTTGCTGGCGGCGGTTACCTTTTTGATCCGCAAATAATCTTAATATCCTTCTTCTTTTTCATCTGGCAGATACCTCATTTTTGGTTGCTGTTAATGGTATTGGATAAGGATTATCAGAAAGCCGGATTTCCAACTTTAACACAGATATTTAATCAGAGGCAATTAGGAAGAATTACTTTTATTTGGATTGTAGCAACAGGAGTTACTGGATTGTTGATTCCATTATTTCAAATATCACAGAATGAATTTATAAATTACAGTCTATTCATTGCTGCACTTTGGCTAGCATATAAATCGATAAACTTATTACATCAGACACAAGAAACATCAGCTTTTAGATTTGCTTTTAGAAGCATTAACTACTTTGCTTTGTTTGTAGTGCTTGTTGTATCAATTGATAAACTTTTTGTTTCATAA
- a CDS encoding cytochrome c oxidase subunit 3 family protein, with the protein MGMWLFLFTELVLFGGMFILYSIYRYQYPEAFHLAAKELNTIVGTFNTAILLTSSLTMALSITAIQRKQKSLSVFFQFITIILALGFMVNKFFEWSAKFHHGIYPGSDTLLSKPAGEIVFFGLYYVMTGLHGLHVIIGVVLIGVMMRFTSKGIINDDSYVKLESAGLYWHLVDIIWIFLFPLFYLIT; encoded by the coding sequence ATGGGTATGTGGCTTTTCCTTTTTACAGAATTAGTTTTGTTTGGAGGTATGTTTATACTCTATTCAATTTATCGTTATCAATATCCTGAGGCATTCCATCTTGCGGCAAAAGAATTAAACACCATTGTTGGAACTTTTAATACTGCTATCCTTCTAACAAGTTCTTTAACAATGGCACTTTCAATTACTGCAATCCAAAGAAAACAAAAATCATTGTCGGTATTTTTTCAATTCATCACCATTATACTTGCGCTTGGATTTATGGTAAATAAATTTTTCGAATGGAGCGCTAAATTTCATCATGGTATTTATCCCGGATCGGATACACTATTATCAAAACCTGCTGGTGAAATTGTCTTCTTTGGTTTGTATTATGTGATGACAGGTTTACATGGATTACACGTTATTATAGGAGTTGTTTTAATTGGTGTAATGATGCGGTTTACTTCAAAAGGAATTATTAATGATGATAGTTATGTTAAATTAGAATCAGCTGGATTATATTGGCATCTTGTTGATATTATCTGGATTTTCTTATTCCCACTTTTCTATCTGATAACTTAA
- a CDS encoding DUF3341 domain-containing protein — protein MNNNQKIFGIAATFKTPDEIINAAKKVTKSGYTQFDVNTPYPVHGMDAAMKIKPSKLGFITLIMGLSGAVIALFLMYWTMSVDYPLVIGGKPFFALPAFIPVTFELTVLLATVSTVIAMIALFFRLPDNKHPLHDTEYMKSVSYDKYGIVIESTDAKFDENAVMDFLKNLNPLKIEVIYFPEDVAYPIFQPKFIMFLIGVAIVVSGGTYVTLNKLIYMTPYNWMMDQDKLNPQKPSELFTDGRGMRTPVEGTVAKGFIPYPYMGQTNPTEVLSNPTLPTKENIALGKAKFFTYCSPCHGYFADGDSRLRGQFPNPPTLHSRRARDFSDGMIYHIITNGQNVMPSYASQITREERWAIVNYVRVLQRAKNASDSDLIEMNKETGSNVTN, from the coding sequence ATGAATAATAATCAAAAAATATTTGGTATTGCAGCAACTTTTAAAACTCCTGATGAGATTATTAATGCAGCAAAAAAGGTTACGAAATCCGGTTATACTCAATTTGATGTAAACACTCCGTATCCGGTTCATGGTATGGATGCGGCCATGAAGATTAAACCATCAAAGTTGGGTTTTATTACACTCATAATGGGATTATCAGGAGCCGTAATTGCATTATTTTTAATGTACTGGACAATGTCGGTTGATTATCCATTGGTAATCGGTGGCAAACCATTTTTTGCTCTACCTGCATTTATACCCGTTACATTTGAGCTCACGGTTTTACTTGCAACTGTTTCAACAGTTATCGCCATGATTGCATTGTTCTTTAGACTGCCGGATAATAAACATCCATTGCACGATACAGAATATATGAAGAGCGTTTCTTACGATAAGTATGGCATCGTAATCGAATCAACCGATGCAAAGTTTGATGAAAATGCTGTAATGGATTTTTTGAAAAACTTAAATCCTTTAAAGATTGAAGTTATCTATTTCCCCGAAGATGTTGCTTATCCTATCTTTCAGCCAAAGTTTATAATGTTTCTGATTGGAGTAGCTATTGTTGTTTCTGGTGGCACTTATGTGACGCTGAATAAACTTATTTATATGACACCTTACAATTGGATGATGGATCAAGATAAACTTAATCCACAAAAACCCAGTGAACTTTTTACAGATGGACGTGGAATGAGAACACCAGTAGAGGGAACAGTTGCAAAAGGATTTATTCCTTATCCATATATGGGTCAAACAAATCCAACCGAAGTTTTATCAAATCCAACATTGCCAACAAAAGAAAACATTGCACTTGGTAAAGCAAAGTTCTTTACATATTGCTCCCCCTGCCATGGTTATTTTGCGGATGGTGACAGCAGACTTAGAGGACAATTTCCGAATCCACCAACTTTGCATTCTAGACGTGCAAGAGATTTTAGTGATGGTATGATATATCACATTATAACCAACGGACAAAATGTAATGCCTTCTTATGCTTCTCAAATTACAAGAGAGGAAAGATGGGCAATCGTAAATTATGTAAGAGTTTTGCAGAGAGCTAAAAATGCAAGCGACTCTGATTTAATTGAGATGAATAAGGAGACCGGTAGCAATGTCACAAACTGA
- a CDS encoding quinol:cytochrome C oxidoreductase, protein MIVSIGLGSLFLIALEYIAGADWSTPFRRIIEFFAALLPVLLVLVVPLLIFNHDLFHWAHKEAVADDKILQGKAPYLNITFFIIRTFVFIGLWSLFYWVMTKNSRKQDLSKDQTLTKKNIRLAAIFIPVFALSLTFTAIDFMMSLEPHWFSTIFGVYFFGGTVVAALAAITFVIVKLKEKGYFGEWMNDDHLFSLGALLFAFINFWAYIAFSQFMLIWYADLPEETFWFITRWNGGWVFFSLGLVVIHFLVPYFALLSQPSKMNPKRLKFIAVWLLFAHLFDLFWLIMPNMGSMKNGYYFSWIDLVFPIAGTGLVILVFYYKAKKENLIPIGDPKLKRGIDFHL, encoded by the coding sequence ATGATTGTTAGTATCGGGCTTGGATCATTATTTCTGATTGCATTAGAATATATCGCTGGTGCTGATTGGAGCACTCCTTTTAGAAGGATTATAGAATTCTTTGCCGCACTTTTACCGGTTCTACTAGTTCTTGTTGTTCCACTATTAATATTCAATCACGATCTGTTTCATTGGGCGCATAAAGAAGCTGTTGCGGATGATAAAATCTTACAAGGCAAAGCACCGTATCTAAATATTACTTTTTTTATCATTAGAACGTTTGTGTTTATCGGATTGTGGAGTTTGTTCTATTGGGTGATGACTAAAAATTCCAGAAAGCAAGATCTTTCAAAAGATCAAACACTTACAAAAAAGAATATTCGTCTGGCTGCTATCTTTATTCCTGTGTTTGCTTTAAGCCTAACATTTACAGCAATAGATTTTATGATGAGTCTTGAACCACATTGGTTCTCTACAATTTTTGGAGTTTATTTCTTTGGCGGAACTGTTGTTGCTGCTTTAGCTGCAATTACTTTTGTGATCGTAAAGCTAAAAGAAAAAGGTTACTTCGGCGAATGGATGAATGATGATCATCTTTTCAGTTTGGGTGCGCTGCTATTTGCTTTTATTAACTTCTGGGCATACATAGCCTTCTCTCAATTCATGTTAATCTGGTATGCTGATCTGCCGGAAGAAACTTTTTGGTTTATAACTCGCTGGAATGGTGGGTGGGTTTTCTTTTCACTTGGTTTAGTAGTGATACATTTTCTTGTCCCATATTTTGCGTTACTTAGTCAGCCATCAAAAATGAATCCTAAAAGATTAAAATTTATAGCAGTTTGGCTACTATTTGCACACTTGTTTGATTTGTTCTGGCTTATCATGCCAAACATGGGCTCTATGAAAAACGGTTATTATTTTAGTTGGATTGATTTAGTTTTTCCAATAGCAGGTACAGGCTTAGTTATTCTGGTTTTTTACTATAAAGCTAAAAAGGAAAACTTGATACCAATTGGTGATCCAAAATTAAAAAGAGGAATTGATTTTCATCTCTAA